The following proteins are co-located in the Polystyrenella longa genome:
- a CDS encoding aspartate carbamoyltransferase catalytic subunit, whose protein sequence is MTQGWSKKHLLGLEELTAEEITIILDRAAEFKALADSGKPKLDFLNGTAIANLFFEPSTRTRTSFSLAAKRLSADTVDFTAASSSLSKGETFIDTARNIEAMGVSQVVVRHRTPGAPQLLARHLKVPVLNAGDGTREHPTQALLDIFTIRQHRGSLAGLTVTLVGDILHSRVARSNIWGLTKLGARVIVCGPATLIPQRITELGVEVSHNLDEVLPETDCINLLRIQFERQRGAFFPSIREYAHLFGMNSERLARAKKDALILAPGPINRGVELTPAVADGDQSVIIDQVSNGLLIRMACLHLLHEYSQNN, encoded by the coding sequence ATGACACAAGGCTGGTCGAAAAAGCATCTTCTGGGACTGGAAGAACTCACTGCTGAAGAAATCACCATTATTCTTGACCGCGCTGCTGAGTTCAAAGCTCTGGCCGATTCGGGAAAACCCAAGCTCGACTTTCTGAATGGAACGGCAATCGCCAATCTGTTTTTTGAACCCTCGACCCGCACCAGAACCAGTTTTAGTCTGGCCGCCAAACGCCTGAGCGCAGATACCGTCGATTTCACTGCCGCCAGCAGCAGTCTCTCTAAAGGAGAGACGTTCATCGATACGGCTCGCAATATCGAAGCGATGGGCGTTTCCCAAGTGGTCGTTCGCCATCGAACTCCGGGAGCTCCTCAGCTTCTTGCCCGTCATTTGAAAGTTCCGGTGCTCAACGCAGGTGATGGAACTCGAGAGCATCCGACACAGGCTTTACTCGACATTTTTACGATTCGCCAACATCGTGGTTCTCTTGCCGGGTTGACAGTGACATTGGTGGGAGACATTCTCCACAGCCGCGTTGCCCGGTCGAATATCTGGGGGCTGACCAAATTGGGTGCCCGTGTGATTGTCTGCGGTCCAGCGACCTTGATTCCCCAACGGATCACGGAACTGGGTGTCGAAGTTTCTCATAACCTCGATGAGGTTCTTCCGGAAACAGACTGCATCAATCTCCTTCGGATTCAGTTTGAGCGTCAACGGGGGGCGTTTTTCCCTTCGATTCGGGAATACGCACATCTGTTTGGAATGAATAGCGAACGACTCGCGCGGGCCAAAAAGGACGCATTGATTCTCGCGCCGGGGCCGATCAACCGTGGAGTTGAGCTGACTCCCGCGGTGGCTGACGGGGATCAGTCGGTCATTATCGACCAAGTCTCCAATGGCTTATTGATACGGATGGCCTGCCTGCATCTGTTACACGAATACTCTCAGAATAATTAA